The genomic segment CAGACCTTTGGTGCCAGCAGTATTACCAGTGTGTTCAGGGGTGGAAAAGGCGTGTTGTACCGGGAGGTGTTATGCGATGTCTGTGAGCATACGAGTGTGAAATACCGGAAGGAGGAAACAACCGAGGCCATTGAGCTTTCCCTGCTGCTGGCGTTACTTGAAAAAAGTCTCAGTGAGATGTCAGCCGAAGAGTTGCAGGAGTTTGCTGACAGTATGGGCACTGAACTGACCGTACCGACAGCACCGCTGATTTTAATGGCCATACGGACTGCCGTCCGGGCCTCGGGCTTTGCAGCCTATCGCCTATCAGTAGTGATGCTCAGTACGCTGGCACGAGTGGTACTTGGGCGTTCTCTGCCGATGGTGGCCTATCTGACACTGAGCCGCTCCATCGCCGTCCTGGCGGGACCGGTTGGTATGGCACTGAGCACTGGCTGGCTGGTTGTTGATATGGCAGGCCCAGCCCGACGTGTCACGGTTCCGGCCTGCCTGCTGGTCGCCTGTCTACGTCAAAAGTATCTGCACCACTCACAGTAACCAAACGGAAATCCTTCACTATGTCTGCGGAAGAAAAACAACACGATCGCATGGCATCACGGCTGGCGATCATCATCAGTCGCCTGCTGATGGGGGAACAATTATCGGTACAGGCGTTGTCTCTGGAGTTTCAGATCTCTGAACGTACCCTTCGTCGAGACTTTCGAGAGCGTCTGAGTTGTCTGGAACTGACATACCGACAGGGAAACTGGTCACTGGCCCAGCCTCTTTCCGGCATTCACACCAACAGAGCGATCCTTCACTTTGCCCGTGCCACCAGCATAGAGCAGTTGTTTCCGGCAATGGATAACAAGCTGATAGCGGTGCTGACCGACAGTAGCATCCCGTCGCCCTATATCGTCTGGCTTTCGCCTCCAGGGCGTAAACCGACACCCTTTGGTGGTTTCTGGCGCATTACACAGGCGATCCTCGACCGTACTTTACTGGACTTGACCGTGGATACAGAACAGTACCGCTGGTTCGCCCCCTATCGTCTGATTTATTTCGAAAACAGCTGGTATCTGCTGGGCGAATACCAGCAGCAGGCTTATGTCTTCCGACTAGAAAGCATCGCAGATGTCTGTCTGACGAAAAGGCAATTTCTGCGCAGGCGGCAAATTGATGCGCTGACCACCGATCCACATTTTATTCGTTCTTTACCCCACTTTCAGTACTTGCGAAAAGTACTGGCTGATACTGCAACAGAAGGAAAACCATGAAAAAAATAACACTTTTACTGATGCTTCTAGCCTCCACACAGGCTGATGCAACTGTAAACCAGTGGACCAGAACCTGGGTTCAGGGTGTCACGGAATACCGCATACAGGGGAAAGATGGCGCTGAACTGCTGCTGACCTGTTCACCGGATGACAATGCGTTCGTGCAGTACTCCGCGCCTGATGGCAAAACGCTCACCAGCGGCAATGATGATGGGCGCAGCGTTCAGGCACAGGTCGACAGCGGCGATACGTTCCTGATTAACGACACGTTTTCTGATGCCGGTGGCAGTAACTTCGAAGCCTTCTGGGATGCTGCCAGAAAATCCCATCGTATCCATATAACGGCGACCGGGCTGCCCTCCGCCACCTTCACCTTCAGCAATGCCGCAAAGATTCTGCCTGAGTTTGATAAGTCAGGATGTCTGACACGCATGTGAGCCTTTATTGCTTCAACAAAAATAAGGAAAAAATAATGAAAACAACAATGAGTGCCCTCGCCGTGGCACTGATGATTTCACCTCTACTGCACGCCGCAGAGGCCCCGCTCAGGATTGGTCTTGAGCAGGTTAAAAATCCGTATTACCCGAATCTACATCAGCAGCGTGTTCATGTTCAGTCGCTGACTGATAACGTCACCATTAAGGATATTGTCATTAACCGAGGTAACTGCCCTATTCAGAAGATGCCCACCGTCTACGCAGGCAGCAAGCCTGTATCACTGGTACCTTCAACATTGCCTTACGGGAAAGAGATTGCCGTCTACATTAAAGGCCCATGCAGTGTGGCGGAGATTAACGTCATCACCAGTCAGGGGGACTGGCTGATGAAGTACTAGTTTCGATTGAACAATATCTGGTCTGACAATCTGTTGTCAGACCCTGTTGTACTATCAGTCGTAATATCAAAGAAATCAGGTATTAATACTGCGTA from the Cronobacter condimenti 1330 genome contains:
- a CDS encoding DUF3944 domain-containing protein, which codes for MAVYREDTDLRFLGGCENEDLDLLVSLITHDPRDKTLRWTETLSGSDNYKRFYPAHRNYWQEIAAEIQTFGASSITSVFRGGKGVLYREVLCDVCEHTSVKYRKEETTEAIELSLLLALLEKSLSEMSAEELQEFADSMGTELTVPTAPLILMAIRTAVRASGFAAYRLSVVMLSTLARVVLGRSLPMVAYLTLSRSIAVLAGPVGMALSTGWLVVDMAGPARRVTVPACLLVACLRQKYLHHSQ
- a CDS encoding helix-turn-helix transcriptional regulator, coding for MSAEEKQHDRMASRLAIIISRLLMGEQLSVQALSLEFQISERTLRRDFRERLSCLELTYRQGNWSLAQPLSGIHTNRAILHFARATSIEQLFPAMDNKLIAVLTDSSIPSPYIVWLSPPGRKPTPFGGFWRITQAILDRTLLDLTVDTEQYRWFAPYRLIYFENSWYLLGEYQQQAYVFRLESIADVCLTKRQFLRRRQIDALTTDPHFIRSLPHFQYLRKVLADTATEGKP